A single Penaeus vannamei isolate JL-2024 chromosome 22, ASM4276789v1, whole genome shotgun sequence DNA region contains:
- the LOC138865853 gene encoding uncharacterized protein, producing MRAHRTLFPLLLLLAVGVACGRRDLVGQQVCGNQLVELLSFICRGRYYSPRDRRVSGTTVAASASSAAPAAPRPREAPLRPWGEGAAFGHSAPGLRSDGRLQPPPSVLSRLPLRQDAFVGASEGTQDAFRKRGWAGGAWQPPLPPSLPSDFSSVVPRESSSGLLQEDRWGPPFLPRRSAFALLKSRDKRGFTIVDECCRLKACNLDELLAYCG from the exons ATGCGCGCCCACCGCACGCTCTTcccgctgctcctcctcctggccgtGGGCGTGGCGTGCGGGAGGCGCGACCTCGTGGGCCAGCAGGTGTGCGGCAACCAGCTGGTGGAGCTCCTGTCCTTCATCTGCCGCGGCCGCTACTACTCGCCCAGGGATCGGCGCGTCTCGG GCACCACGGTCGCCGCCTCCGCGTCCTCGGCagcccccgccgccccccgccCGCGAGAGGCCCCCCTCCGGCCGTGGGGCGAGGGCGCCGCCTTCGGCCACTCGGCCCCAGGCCTTCGttccgacggccgcctgcagccTCCGCCTTCGGTTCTGTCGAGACTCCCTCTTCGCCAGGACGCCTTTGTGGGCGCCTCGGAGGGGACGCAGGACGCCTTCAGAAAGCGCGGTTGGGCTGGAGGGGCGTGGCAG CCTCCCCTGCCACCCTCGCTGCCCAGTGATTTCTCCAGCGTCGTCCCTCGGGAGAGCTCCTCAGGGCTCCTGCAGGAGGACCGATGGGGTCCGCCGTTCCTCCCGAGGAGAAGCGCCTTCGCCCTTTTGAAGAGCCGAGACAAGAGGGGCTTCACCATCGTGGACGAGTGCTGCAG GTTGAAGGCTTGCAACCTTGATGAGCTGTTGGCCTATTGTGGCTGA